Proteins co-encoded in one Brassica oleracea var. oleracea cultivar TO1000 chromosome C4, BOL, whole genome shotgun sequence genomic window:
- the LOC106336995 gene encoding protein DJ-1 homolog A-like encodes MAPSTKTVLIPIAHGTEPLEAVAMITTLRRGGADVTVASVETQVGVDACHGIKMVADTLLSDITDSIFDLIVLPGGLPGGETLKNCKPLENMVKKQDADGRLNAAICCAPALALGTWGLLQGKKATGYPVFMEKLAATCATAVESRVQIDGRIVTSRGPGTTIEFSITLVEQLYGKEKADEVSSILLVRPNPGEEYTFTELNKTEWLFEDTPQILVPIAEDSEETEAIALVDILRRAKANVVIAAIGNSLEVVGSCKAKLVGDVLLDEVAEKSFDLIVLPGGNGAQRFASCEKLVNMLKKQAEANKPYGGICKSPVYVFEHNGLLKGKKATTHPRVSNELSDQSHIDHRVVVDGNLITSRAPGTAMEFSLAIVEKFYGREKALQLAKATLV; translated from the exons ATGGCTCCATCTACGAAGACG GTTTTGATTCCTATTGCGCATGGTACGGAGCCTCTAGAAGCGGTGGCGATGATCACCACGTTAAGGCGAGGTGGCGCTGACGTGACGGTAGCTTCCGTCGAGACTCAGGTTGGCGTTGATGCTTGTCATGGTATCAAGATGGTCGCTGATACTCTCCTCTCTGATATTACCGATTCTATTTTTGACCTTATTGTGCTCCCC GGAGGGCTTCCCGGCGGCGAGACTCTTAAAAACTGTAAACCATTAGAGAATATGGTAAAGAAACAAGACGCAGATGGACGACTTAACGCAGCTATATGTTGTGCTCCTGCGTTGGCTCTTGGTACTTGGGGTCTACTACAAGGCAAGAAA GCAACGGGATACCCGGTTTTTATGGAGAAACTTGCGGCTACTTGTGCCACTGCTGTTGAGTCAAGAGTGCAGATAGATGGAAGAATAGTTACCAGTCGTGGACCGGGAACCACCATAGAATTCTCCATCACCCTTGTAGAGCAGTTGTATGGGAAAGAGAAAGCTGATGAAGTCTCTAGTATCTTG CTGGTTCGTCCTAACCCTGGTGAGGAGTATACTTTTACTGAGCTTAACAAAACGGAGTGGTTATTTGAAGATACGCCACAG ATTCTTGTACCCATTGCAGAAGACTCAGAGGAGACTGAGGCTATAGCGCTTGTAGATATCTTGAGACGAGCAAAAGCAAATGTCGTGATTGCTGCAATTGGTAATAGTTTGGAAGTTGTAGGATCATGCAAAGCTAAGCTAGTAGGAGATGTGCTTCTTGATGAGGTTGCCGAGAAGTCATTCGATCTGATTGTGTTGCCT GGCGGTAATGGTGCTCAAAGATTCGCAAGCTGTGAGAAACTGGTGAATATGTTAAAGAAACAGGCAGAAGCAAACAAACCCTATGGAGGAATCTGTAAATCGCCTGTTTACGTCTTTGAGCATAATGGTTTACTCAAG GGTAAGAAGGCAACTACTCACCCAAGGGTGAGCAACGAGCTTTCAGACCAGAGTCACATCGATCACAGAGTCGTGGTGGACGGAAATCTTATAACGAGCCGAGCTCCAGGGACTGCAATGGAGTTCTCACTTGCGATTGTGGAGAAGTTTTACGGGCGAGAGAAAGCGCTTCAGCTTGCAAAAGCAACGCTTGTTTGA
- the LOC106337191 gene encoding rubredoxin: protein MATAVSSFSPIAQFHSSSSFSLKRTQFLRYGKKQQQLHHKVFTTPTYQSTPSRCSTVSRDDSATTPELEEDAVEIRRREEEKFAVLNTGIYECRSCGYKYDESAGDPSYPIPPGFQFDKLPEDWRCPTCGAAQSFFESKMVEIAGFAQNQQYGLGGNQLTSGQKTALIFGSLFLFFLLFLSGYFIQ, encoded by the coding sequence ATGGCGACTGCTGTGTCCTCCTTCTCTCCTATCGCTCAGTTCCATTCTTCTTCTTCTTTTTCCCTCAAACGGACACAGTTTCTCAGATATGGCAAGAAACAACAACAGCTTCACCACAAAGTCTTCACTACCCCAACTTACCAATCCACACCTTCCCGCTGCTCAACCGTTTCAAGAGACGACTCCGCCACAACGCCCGAACTCGAAGAAGACGCGGTCGAGATTCGAAGAAGAGAGGAGGAGAAATTCGCTGTTCTGAACACTGGAATCTACGAGTGCAGATCGTGTGGGTACAAGTACGACGAGTCCGCGGGTGACCCATCGTACCCGATCCCTCCTGGGTTTCAGTTTGATAAGTTGCCTGAAGATTGGAGATGTCCAACTTGTGGAGCAGCTCAGAGTTTCTTCGAGAGTAAAATGGTTGAGATCGCTGGTTTTGCTCAGAATCAACAATATGGACTTGGTGGTAATCAACTTACCTCTGGTCAGAAGACAGCTCTGATCTTCGGGAGTCTCTTCCTCTTCTTCTTGCTCTTCTTGAGTGGCTATTTCATCCAATAA